CAGAATGCGATGTAGGCTGCAATACTCACTCTAAGAATACATTAGATTTAAATTATCTATTCGTTGCAAAGAATTCGAATAAAGCCGAGATTCGCACGGAACATCTTGCTACTAAGATCGTTCCTCTCGGGCCAAAGGGCGAAGAAGATCCGAATGCAAATGGAGAATATGGATATCGGGTCCATATACTGAATTTGCAGAATGGTGAAAGCAATGCTACGTATGCGGATACTAAAAGAGTCATAGTCTCTGCAGGAACATTGGGTAGTACGGAACTTCTTCTAAGATGTAAGACCAAATACAAGACCCTGCCCAAGATCTCGGACAAGATAGGAACTCAGTTCTCCGGAAATGGTGATTTTCTATCCTTTACTGCGAAAGGCACGAAGCCTGCAGACCCGAATTATGGTCCTGTAATCACTCAATATACGGATTATAATTTGTTCCAAGGCTTCGATCGCAAGAAAGCCTTCTTGTTGGAAGATGCAAGTTATCCTGTATTCGCGTCCTACTTTGTATCTGGCGCCTTGCCTATCATTTTCAGGTTGAAGTTTGTCTTCCATGTCATTCGAGAATTCTTTAAAAGTATCCTTGATGGAAAGATTTTCGGTAAGGTGGGCTTTCTATTAAGCGAAGCATTGAAAGGAGATCTTTCTTATACTTCTGCAGTCCTCCTTTGTATGGGAATTGATACTTCAGACGGAAAGATGTATCTGGATAAGAAAGGCAATTTGCAGATCAATTGGCCTCAGGCTGAAAACAACACGCTTTATGATAGCATAATGGATGTGAATAAGCGTTTTGCTAAGTTCACGAATGCAGCGACTAGATTTCCGATGCCAACCTATTCTTGGCCTGTTCGAAATAATGTGACAGTGCATCCTTTAGGAGGATGCGTCTTGGGACCTTCGCCATCTAAAGGAGTTTGTTCTTCGGAGTATAAGACTTTCGGTAGGGTTTTCGGCTACGAGGGTCTGTACGTTGCGGATGGTAGTCTTCTTCCTACTGCCGTAGGAGCGAACCCGTCCATGACCATCTCCGCTCTTTCTGAGATGGTAGCAGAAGGAATAACAGGAAGAAAACCGAATTCGAATTTAAGGTAGGGTGATCGATTGGCAACTGCGACTAAAAAGAAAACATCTGCGCGTCCTAGCAAAACTAGCAAAGTAAAATTTGGGCCAAAGCCTCATCCGGTGAGTATACAATTCACCGAAGAGATGAAGGGTTTTATCTCTTTACCTGGCACTTCTTCTTATCATGAGGATTACGAGGCGGGTAAGAAGGCCGGCAATTATTTAATGTTCCACCTCACGATCCGAATTCCTGATACCGAGTTCTTCGTTTATGATCCGAATGAAACGGGTGAGGCGATCGGTTGGGTGGAATGTCAGCCATTGGGTGGAAGATTTGAAGTAGAGAAGGGAGTCTTCAATCTGTTTGTGGATTCCGGCAAACCTTCTGCAAATGAGAAGCACATGAAATACCGTCTGTTCCTAAAGAACAAGGCGGGTACTAAGATCACTCTAAACGGATTCAAGAAGGTCGTGGATGACGGTCTCTTGAATATCTGGAGAGACACTTCTACTTTATACACTACTGTGTATGAAGGTTATGTGGAAGAAAAGGCCGAGCCTAAGGCAAAGATACTTGGAACAGGTATATTAAGAATTCTTGAAAAAGATTTTATCAAGCAAATGACCACAATCCGTTCGAACGGAAGGACATTTTCGGAAAGAAAGGATGCAGCTCTCCGATTTGGAGAATTATTCCTCGGAAATCTTTGGGAAATTTACGGAGCGCAATTCAGAGGTGCAGAACCTGAACTGTGGAGAGAACGAGACATTCCTGTATTTACTCTAGAAGGAGTGAAAGGAGCTAAGATCTCTCATCATCCTTTCGTTACGGAAGATAAGATCTCGGTGGGACTGATCCGCTTTCAGAAAAAGGAAAGTAAGGACGTAGTTATTTTAATGCACGGCCTTACTACATCGACTGATATGTTTGTTATGCCGGAGCATAAGAATCTAGTTACATATCTACATGAGAACGGCTATGGAGATGTATGGAGTTTCGATTGGCGAGGAAGTATGCGCTTCAGCTACAATCTATTCCCCCATAGATATAATTTAGATGATATCGCTCTATATGATGTTCCTGCAGCGTTGAAGTTAGTCAGAGAAGCGGTAGGTCCTGGAAAAAGGATCCATTTTGTGGTTCACTGCGTGGGCTCTATTTCATTCTTCATGAGTTTGCTTGCCGGCAAATTAGAAGGAATCACTAGTGTGGTTTCGAATAGTGTTTCTTTGACCCCGAATGTTCCTACTTGGTCCAGGATCAAATTGTCTTTCGCACCTTTCTTGATGGAAGGAGTATTAAGATTTCCGAATGTAAATCCTCGCTGGCATTATCTTCCCGGCTTCGCTTCTGGTAAACTTTTGGCTAAATTTGTAAGCCTATTTCACCACGAATGCGACGAGCCTGCCTGTCATATGCTCAGTTTAATGTGGGGAACTGGCTGGCCTGCCTGCTACGAACATGAGAATCTACCTGATATTACTCATAGAAGGGTAGGGGATTTGTTTGGAGCGACTTCTTTGAACTATTATAGGCATATTCGCAAGGCAGTAGGCCGAAAATCTATGATTAAGTATGAACCTACGGATAAGAGATATGAATCTCTTCCTAATACTTATTTAGATGGGGCTTCCAAGGTAAAGACGCCTATCTTGTTCATGACAGGGGACAAGAATAAAGTATTCAAAGATTCTAATATTGTAGCTTATGAAACCTTCGGTCGTTTAAATCCAGGGAATAAGAATGAGCTTTTTATTGCGAAGGGGTATGGTCACCAGGATACTTTGATGGGCAAGAAGAGCGATAAGGATATTTTTCCGAGAATTCTTGAATTCCTAAAGAAACACTCTTAACGCTCTTGGCGATCCAGGATCGAGCCGATTATCGGCTCGATTCCGTTGCTACCACCGATTTGGAGAGATAGAGGATCACGATTGCAGCGAATAGCATGTCTGCAAATACGAGACCTGCCATCCATGCTTCGGATCGGATCACGAAAGTCATCATTCCTTTCACAAAGATAGGAAGAGAGAATAGGTTCAGAACAATGATCCCGATCACGAAGTTTCTCTTTCCGTTTGGAGCAGGGAACTCGAAGTTCTTTAAGAAAATATAAGTACCGATTGCAGAAAGAGCCGCTTGGATAGCAAAGCCTAACAAAGGAGCTGCGGCACTGATCCCCAATTCTGGGTTTGCAGGATCCAAGGATACGATTGGTCCGATGATAGGAGCACTCGATAAAGGAAGGATCTTTAAGTCATGGTCATGAACAAGCAGGTCTAGAATCCAATGTCCTGTTGCAGCAAGTGCAATCGCGATATAACGTGTTGCCGTGGATACTTTCAGTGATTTCAAAAGTAAGAAGAATATGATGCCGATGATGATCCCACCGCCGAGAGAGTGAGAGTATTGTTGGCTAAGTAGTTTCATATTACCGATGTAAAGAAAAGGTAACTCTACTTTCATAAATTCTAAAGGAGGGGAGAAGCCGAAAG
Above is a window of Leptospira semungkisensis DNA encoding:
- a CDS encoding GMC oxidoreductase — its product is MKFYEAIVIGTGFGGSINACRLSKKWPGKVLVLERGKEYPKGSFPRSPEGMSKNFWNVPEEGSIPRSSKFKKSGRQTGLFDIRNYPKLDVVLSAGLGGGSLIYANVFLEPPEHIFDDRWPDTCKKRNLKPYYKIVKDVLGSRPIPDNGDERRRVVRTELYEQFAVKETRISKRADINVFFGNDFKKPTPIGVQEKNRFGAIQTSCTYCAECDVGCNTHSKNTLDLNYLFVAKNSNKAEIRTEHLATKIVPLGPKGEEDPNANGEYGYRVHILNLQNGESNATYADTKRVIVSAGTLGSTELLLRCKTKYKTLPKISDKIGTQFSGNGDFLSFTAKGTKPADPNYGPVITQYTDYNLFQGFDRKKAFLLEDASYPVFASYFVSGALPIIFRLKFVFHVIREFFKSILDGKIFGKVGFLLSEALKGDLSYTSAVLLCMGIDTSDGKMYLDKKGNLQINWPQAENNTLYDSIMDVNKRFAKFTNAATRFPMPTYSWPVRNNVTVHPLGGCVLGPSPSKGVCSSEYKTFGRVFGYEGLYVADGSLLPTAVGANPSMTISALSEMVAEGITGRKPNSNLR
- a CDS encoding alpha/beta hydrolase: MATATKKKTSARPSKTSKVKFGPKPHPVSIQFTEEMKGFISLPGTSSYHEDYEAGKKAGNYLMFHLTIRIPDTEFFVYDPNETGEAIGWVECQPLGGRFEVEKGVFNLFVDSGKPSANEKHMKYRLFLKNKAGTKITLNGFKKVVDDGLLNIWRDTSTLYTTVYEGYVEEKAEPKAKILGTGILRILEKDFIKQMTTIRSNGRTFSERKDAALRFGELFLGNLWEIYGAQFRGAEPELWRERDIPVFTLEGVKGAKISHHPFVTEDKISVGLIRFQKKESKDVVILMHGLTTSTDMFVMPEHKNLVTYLHENGYGDVWSFDWRGSMRFSYNLFPHRYNLDDIALYDVPAALKLVREAVGPGKRIHFVVHCVGSISFFMSLLAGKLEGITSVVSNSVSLTPNVPTWSRIKLSFAPFLMEGVLRFPNVNPRWHYLPGFASGKLLAKFVSLFHHECDEPACHMLSLMWGTGWPACYEHENLPDITHRRVGDLFGATSLNYYRHIRKAVGRKSMIKYEPTDKRYESLPNTYLDGASKVKTPILFMTGDKNKVFKDSNIVAYETFGRLNPGNKNELFIAKGYGHQDTLMGKKSDKDIFPRILEFLKKHS